The Sphingomicrobium aestuariivivum DNA window GCCGTCGAACAGCCCGCCCAGCGAAAAGGCAAGGAGGCCGAGGCCCGCCGACAGGTTGATCTGCGGGAAGCGCTGTGCAGCCGTGGCGGCAAGGTCGGCATCGGCGGCGGCGAGGCGGTGGACGGCGGCGAGGATGTCGGGGCGGGTTGCGACCAGCGCGGACGGGAGCGCGGGCGGCACTGGCGCGAGCGCCATGTCCTGGCCGTCGAGCGCGAGGATCTGCGTGACCTGCTCGGCCGGCATGGCTGTGAGGGTGACGAGGCGGCCGAGGATGGCGGCGCGCTCGAGCCCCAATGCGGCGAGGCGCGACTGGCTGGCGGCGGCCTGCGCCTCGGCGCGGTAGCGGTCGAAGCCCGGCGCGATGCCCGCTTCTTCCCGCGTGGCTGCGAGGGCGGCGAGCTGGGCAGCGGCACCGAGATCCTCCTCCAGCGCTCGGGTGCGCGCTTCCACGGTGCGCCAGTCGATGACGGTGGCGGCGATGTCGGCGGTAAGCGCGAGGCGGATGGCGGCGGCATCGGCACTCGCGGCGTCGAGGCGCAGCAGCGCGGCGCGCTCGGCATTGCGCAGGCGCCCGAAGACATCGGCGTCCCAGCGCGCGGTAAGGTTGGCGCCATAGGTGACGCGTTCGCTGTCGATGGCGAGGCTCGGCGGCAGGCTGGCACCGAACTGGTCGGGGTTCGTGCGGCTGCCGACGACGCTGGCGTCATAGCCGACCGAGGGAAGGCGCTCGGCGCCCGCGCGGGTCGCGCTGGCGCGGGCGATGTCGATCCGCGCGAGCGCCTGCCCGAGCGTGGGGTTCTGCGCCAGCGCCTTGGCGGCGAGCAGGCCGAACGCGGGATCGTCGGGCAATAGCGCGGCCACCGCGGCCTCGTCGGCGGGGGTCGCCCCGGGGGCGAGGAAGAAGCTTTCGGGCACGACCGCATCGCTGGCGTTCGGCACGGCGTCGGGGCCAGCGACGCAGGCCGACAGGGAGAGCGCGCTGGCGGCGGCGAGAAGGGCGCGGGCCATCACTCGCCCTCCGCCTTTGCCTTGGCGGCGGGGATGAAGGCATCGACCTGCTGGCCCACGCGGAAGGCGTCGGGGGCGTCGGCCGGCAGCGCGTAGATCAGCTGGAGGACGCGGACATCGACCCGCTCCTGCGCCGAATTGGTCAGGCTCTGCTTGGGCACGACGAGGGGTTCGGCGCGCACGAATGTGGCTGCCACCCGCTGCTCGGCGCCGCCGCGCGGGGAGACGGTGGCAGGGGCGCCCAGCTCGACGCGCACGGCCTCGTCCTCGTCGACATCGATGCGGACGTGGAGCGGGTTGGTCTCGCCCATGCGCACATAGGGGCCGCCGCCGCCCGGGCCTGCGTTGACCAGCTCGCCCGGGCGCACGTCGACGCGCAGGATCTCGCCCGCGATGGGGGCGCGGACGGTGGCGCGGTCACGCTCGGTGCGCGCGGCCGACAGGCTGGCGCGGGCGGCGGCGAGTTCGGCCTCGGCCAGCTGGCGGCGGGCGCGGGCAGCGCTGGCATTGCCCTCGGCATTGATGATCTCGGCGCGGCTGACCGCGAGCGGGTCGTCGACGCCGCGGTAGAGCGAGAGCTGGCGCGCTGCGGTGGCCTCGGCGGTGCGCGCTTCGGCAATGGCGGCGCGGGCGCGGGCGATATTGGCTTGCGTTTCGCGGATGCGCGCCTCGAGGCTGCGGGTGTCGACGCGGAACAGCGGCTGGCCCTGGCTCACGCGGTCGCCGGGGCCGACGAGCACGGCCTCGACCAGACCCGACAAGGCAGTGCCCACCTCGATGATCTCGCTCGAGGGCTCGACCACGCCCGAGCCGGCGACGCGGGCCTCGCGCGCGAGGTCGCCGGTCGCCATCGCGGGGGTCTCCTCGGCCTCGGCCATCGAGCGGTCCGGCGCCTGCACCACGATCAGGTAGATGGCGAAGGCGATGCCGACGAGGGCGATGATCGGTAGGATCTGGCGGGAGAAGGAGAGCTTGGCCATGGTCTAGTGGTCCCCAAGGTCTTGTGGCGGCATGCTGGTGCCGTCATGGGTAACGCGGCCGTCCTCGAGGACGAGGATGCGGTCGGCGAGGTCGAAGATGCGATTGTCGTGGGTGACGATGATGCAGGCGCGGTCGGGCGCGACGGCAACCTCGCGCAGGAGGTCCATCACGCGGCGGCCCGACGAAGCATCGAGCGCGGCGGTGGGCTCGTCGCAGACGACGAGCTTGGGTTCGTGGACCAGCGCACGGGCGATGGCGACGCGCTGTTGCTGGCCGCCCGACAATTGGCTGGGGAGCTTGTCGGCCTGGTCGCCGATGTTGAGCTTCTCCAGCATCTCGCGCGCGCGCTCGCGCGCCTCGAGGCGGGGCATGCCTTGCGCGATCAGCGGCACGGCGGCGTTGGAGGCCGCATCGATGGTCGGAATGAGGTTATACTGCTGGAAGATGAAGCCGATATTGTTGAGGCGGAAGTCGACCAGCTGGCGGTCCGACAGGGCGTAGATGTCGGTGTCGAAGACACAGACGCTGCCTTCGGTCGGCCACAGGATGCCGCACATGATCGAGATGAGCGTCGTCTTGCCCGAGCCGCTCTCGCCGACGAGATAGGTGAGCTCGCCCTTGCGGATGTCGAGGTCGATGCCGTGGAGGACACGGATGGTCTGCTGGCCCGCCTCGAAGTCGCGGGTGATGCCGCGCGCCGCGATGGCGGCGCCATTGGCCTGCGCCCCGCTCATCGGAACACCGCCGCGGGTTCGGTCTTTAGGACGCCGCGCAGCGCCACCCAGCCGGTGAGGAGGATGATGAGCGTGACCGAGACGAGGCTGATCACGGGGATCTGCCACGGGGTGTAGAAGCCCTTGAAGGTGGG harbors:
- a CDS encoding efflux transporter outer membrane subunit; this translates as MARALLAAASALSLSACVAGPDAVPNASDAVVPESFFLAPGATPADEAAVAALLPDDPAFGLLAAKALAQNPTLGQALARIDIARASATRAGAERLPSVGYDASVVGSRTNPDQFGASLPPSLAIDSERVTYGANLTARWDADVFGRLRNAERAALLRLDAASADAAAIRLALTADIAATVIDWRTVEARTRALEEDLGAAAQLAALAATREEAGIAPGFDRYRAEAQAAASQSRLAALGLERAAILGRLVTLTAMPAEQVTQILALDGQDMALAPVPPALPSALVATRPDILAAVHRLAAADADLAATAAQRFPQINLSAGLGLLAFSLGGLFDGDAVVGNLGAGLAGPLLDFGRIAAEIDRDEAATRLAFEQYREALYTAFGEVEGAYALVAAADLAASASTEEAMMAARAASLADTRYRAGLDNFLTVLDARRAADASSERAAAARGQAARARINLWQALGGNAAPRPDQSEGA
- a CDS encoding HlyD family secretion protein; translated protein: MAKLSFSRQILPIIALVGIAFAIYLIVVQAPDRSMAEAEETPAMATGDLAREARVAGSGVVEPSSEIIEVGTALSGLVEAVLVGPGDRVSQGQPLFRVDTRSLEARIRETQANIARARAAIAEARTAEATAARQLSLYRGVDDPLAVSRAEIINAEGNASAARARRQLAEAELAAARASLSAARTERDRATVRAPIAGEILRVDVRPGELVNAGPGGGGPYVRMGETNPLHVRIDVDEDEAVRVELGAPATVSPRGGAEQRVAATFVRAEPLVVPKQSLTNSAQERVDVRVLQLIYALPADAPDAFRVGQQVDAFIPAAKAKAEGE
- a CDS encoding ABC transporter ATP-binding protein, which gives rise to MSGAQANGAAIAARGITRDFEAGQQTIRVLHGIDLDIRKGELTYLVGESGSGKTTLISIMCGILWPTEGSVCVFDTDIYALSDRQLVDFRLNNIGFIFQQYNLIPTIDAASNAAVPLIAQGMPRLEARERAREMLEKLNIGDQADKLPSQLSGGQQQRVAIARALVHEPKLVVCDEPTAALDASSGRRVMDLLREVAVAPDRACIIVTHDNRIFDLADRILVLEDGRVTHDGTSMPPQDLGDH